One Citrus sinensis cultivar Valencia sweet orange chromosome 5, DVS_A1.0, whole genome shotgun sequence genomic window, CCAGCAATTAAGCCaatcattcattcattcaagaAAGAAACCCAAGTGAAAGAGAAACTGAGTTTTCACCAAAATGGCAAAGTTATTCAGTTCTTGTGCAGCTCTCCTTGTGATTAGTGCCATGATCTTCATGTTGAACTCATTATCCGCCGTTGATGCAAGTGGGGACCTCCAGCACCACCTGGGGTGGATGCCCAGCGGATCCTTGGGGATAGAGGAGGAGGAGTTTGAGCTGGACTCGGAGATCAACAGGCGCATCTTAGCAACCAACAAATACATCAGCTACGGTGCACTTCAGAGGAACACTGTGCCCTGCTCTCGACGGGGCGCCTCCTACTACAACTGCCAGAATGGCGGCCAGGCTAACCCCTATAACCGTGGCTGTAGTGCCATTACAAGGTGCAggggttaatttttttcatattattttcgGAAATGGGTCTTATTGTTAtccatgaagaagaaaaattggtGATGGgtatttgttgttttatggaaatatatatttttttgttataatgttgttattatatttttgatgTCTCCTCTAAATGATAActctaattatattttttctcatgagtttgcttctttttttttttttcttcattatgGTACATTATACGGTGTTATATGGGAAATTTGtgaacttattattattattattgttattattattattagcagTATTAGTATTatcataatcataatttcaagGAGATCGTGATATTTGACTCCCTCAATTCATTTCACCAATTTCTAtcctgaaaataatttttaaaattatccttattgaaaatcaaatcatattt contains:
- the LOC102612136 gene encoding protein RALF-like 33, with amino-acid sequence MAKLFSSCAALLVISAMIFMLNSLSAVDASGDLQHHLGWMPSGSLGIEEEEFELDSEINRRILATNKYISYGALQRNTVPCSRRGASYYNCQNGGQANPYNRGCSAITRCRG